atctcctccctcctcgccttgAAAGGCGGCACAGGTGTCGTCCCCTACGCCGCATCAAAAGCCGGTGTACTCGGACTTACAAGGTCATTAACTGTCGAGGCGTCTAAAACCCTCCGGAATCAAATCATTCGGTCCAATGCGATTGTCCCGGGGTATATCGAGACGCCTATGATTGCTGGTATGTCTTCTCATCTGCAATGTCTAGGATTAGCACTAACTAATATATCCACCATCATAGATTTCAGCCAGACCGAAAACGACAAATTGAAAGAAGATATCCCTCTCGGACGATTCGGACAGCCGCATGAAGTTGCGGATACAGCTGTATTCTTAGCCCAAAACGAGTACGCGAATAATTGTGTGATTAACCTGGATGGCGGGCTTAGTGCTCTTTGACGTGGATAAATTTATAATGATGAGATACGTACAGTGTATTATATAGCGTGAAATTGGGATTCTTTGAGGAACTAGCCCTACTCTCTGGTGCTGCACTGGCCGCGCAAGGCTTACTGTTTATAAAGTTTACACTTTAGGAGGATGAATTTCATAAACCAGGCCGTATAATCTATTTTCAGCGAAATCGCTCGTGTTCGTAAAGTTGGGTAATGTATGTTACATGATGGAAATGCGACAAAATAGTCAAGATAGCCTGAATCTAATGTGCCGCCTTAGGGCCAAGAAGATCTCATATACCAATCAGCCGTAGACTATCGCATTGCAAGCGGTCGATGAGGTCAATCATCAATCAGGATAGCGcccccttcatcctccattAAGTCGATAGGGTGCGCTTTATCAACCCCATCCGAGATGGTTACATTGGCCACGCGCTTGGTAGGAGGGTCTCCGTCcagcccatcttcttcggcgtccCGCTTTCGCTTGCCCAGGTTTGTGGTGCCGTTGACGTGGCCATTTTCTGGAGCAGGTGTGGGTGCCTTTGGCTTGCGTGGGATTTCGGGTACTTTGTCGAGTACAATTGGCTGCTCCTGCGATGCCGACTCTGCGGGTGCAACTACGACCAATTGGAGGTTGACCCGCGGTTgttcatcgtcttcatcgacaACTGTAAGGAAACTTGACTCTGCAATCCCTAGCTCCGACAGCTTTTTTGGCAAGTTGTCGTCCAGGTCTGGATCGTAAATAGTTCCCTGCTCAGTGCTGACAGAGAATTCTTCCCCGTACTCAAGCTGTTGGCGAAGTACGTTTTCTATCAAGTCATTAAGAGTAGCGCGTTTTAGATCTGTTTTGACCTTGGCATTGGTGACGGAGCACACAGGGCAATTCGGATTGGGAGCATTCGGTTTCTCCGAGTTTATTGCGCGTGCTCCTGAACGCTCAAGGAAGACCTATTTCGAGAAACGAAAAACTTATTAATGGAATTGGTCCAAGAAGACAGAAAATAGAATATCTCACCATCTTTGCATTTTCGTAGTCATCTTTCAGAACCTTCAGCGACATTAGGACACAGAGGCCGGCCGTCATTGCGTTGGTGGTTGCGATTGCCGGGATGATATTACCCGCCATCTCTAAAAAGGAATTGACGTTAATAGATCATCTTGGGAATCCAAAGTAAGTTGGACGTACGTTTTGTGTCAAACTTCGACTTCGGCTCAATTTCAAAGATTTCCGCACGCAAATTCGCACTTGCCGTCACGAAGTCCAAGGTATCAACATCATCTTTGTCGAAAGTCAAAATTGCTTGAGAATTATCTTCTGCCGATTCTTGCAGCGTCTTCAGTCGTTTGCTTAATCGATCCAAACTGCGCAGCGCGTCAGCGAAATTGATGGGAACAAAGGCAGATGTTATGATGAAAACTCTAACCTGTCTTTGAAAACAAACATGTTTTCAGACGTTGTCCAGACCCTCTGATCAACGGAAGAGATCCCGGGTTCAACGGTAGACAGTTCCTCGTTCAATTGAGCGAAGTCAAGGGGCTTAGGAGCCTTTCGTGTTTTCCACATATCTTCCATTCCACACAAACGGTTGATATCTTCCTGAAAGACCTTTTCAAAAACCTTTTGGGTAAATTCGGCAGTTCCAATTGATTGTCGAATCTCCTTGAGAGCTCTGGCTTCCTTCTGCAGGTTCTCGATCTCCGTAGCTGTCGTTCAAGTTAGATTATCGTTTGATAGGACGATCAACAGGACCCAACGCACCATTATCGGCATCGGCTGAATAGTCAAATTCTTCGGTATCGGCTTCGCTTGTCCCAAACAGTTCACTTTCAAAATTTAAGCTGTGTGCGAGATGTACAAAGGCTGATGTAGAAACACCTACGGTAAAAGATAACTTTTTGCCCAGACAATGCAGTGGATTGGTTGGCTTGGTGTGCTTCGAATGGTACACACAGGGAAAGACTTGGGAGCTTCTTTCGAGTTGCAGTCGTAACATTCCGTTTTACCCTGCGGGAGTCAGTGGCGTTGTTCCGACAGGAGGGTTATGATGCCGACCTTCTTGATCACCTGCACCTGGCCATTGAAACCAGTTGTCCCACTTTCAACCAGAGGTACGTCGGCAGCTAGACACATTCTGTTAACATGACGGCGGGCGTCGAGATTGTCAAGGGCGTTGAAAACGACATCGAAAGTCGCAAACCAATCCACATTGAATTGGCTGTCCTTGATATTCGCATGATGTGCGACAATATTTGCGCTGGGTTGGAACGTCTGTGCAACTTCTCTAGCGACCTAATGCAGCCAACTCTGTCAGAATTACTTCGGGGAGATAAAGCGACGGGAAGGCGGGAATGCGCGACAGTTCGGCAGAGGGACGGATGACGACACACAAGGTCGGGCACAGCAACGTACTAATGCTTTTGATCTCTTGATATGTTCATGTCGGAAGAGAAATTGGCGATTTAGGTTGCTCAGGTCTATTgtgtcgaggtcgatgagATGGACTTCGCCGAAAccggtgaggaggaggttctTGAGGAGTTCGCAGCCAATTCCACCAGCTCCCACGAGCAGGACTCGTGACTAGATAATGCGAAAGAACCAAGACGTTAGCGACACAATCGCAGACCAAGATACACCAGGGAAACCGAATCCAAGCCCGTGGGATTGAGTGTGGAAAGCATGCGTACctctttgatgcgcttggCTTGGGTGCCCAGAGAGCGCTTAAGGTAAGTATCGCGGGTCATCGTGGCACGATAATCAGTGTGCGGAGAAATGACAGCAGGTTTGGAGATACGACATCTCAAGGTGGACGATTTGAGGCTTAAAGAATGAATTGACAATAATGAAATGAAGGAGATAAGGACAGGGTGCGGTTGAGGACaagggagtgggaggagagagagagaagagagaggctGCCGCTGCGGCTCCGGAAGTAGGTAGATGAAAGAATGACGAACCGACAGCTTCAAACGGCCCCTCGGTTACCTCTCTGACCGTGACCAAGAGAGCCAACGTCTCGTTCTCAGCGTCAAACCCGCCGCTTCAATGCGCAATGCGCCAGGACGAAATTAAATGTTAGATCAAGTCTGCGATGCAGAAGCTATGATGCGATCGATCGCTGCTCTCGATATGGACTGCCAACCCGGTCGAATTGTTCCGTCCCGCCCCGTCATCGAAGTAGAGAACGTTGAACACATCTATTTGCTTGAACACATGCGTTTACTTGCAAACACTACTCACTATTAGGTTACACATTTAATTGTATCCGGCGGATGAGAGGGTCTCGA
Above is a window of Aspergillus puulaauensis MK2 DNA, chromosome 2, nearly complete sequence DNA encoding:
- the UBA2 gene encoding E1 ubiquitin-activating protein ubaB (COG:O;~EggNog:ENOG410PFVA;~InterPro:IPR019572,IPR035985,IPR000594,IPR028077, IPR030661,IPR033127,IPR023318;~PFAM:PF14732,PF00899;~go_function: GO:0008641 - ubiquitin-like modifier activating enzyme activity [Evidence IEA];~go_function: GO:0019948 - SUMO activating enzyme activity [Evidence IEA];~go_process: GO:0016925 - protein sumoylation [Evidence IEA]), giving the protein MTRDTYLKRSLGTQAKRIKESRVLLVGAGGIGCELLKNLLLTGFGEVHLIDLDTIDLSNLNRQFLFRHEHIKRSKALVAREVAQTFQPSANIVAHHANIKDSQFNVDWFATFDVVFNALDNLDARRHVNRMCLAADVPLVESGTTGFNGQVQVIKKGKTECYDCNSKEAPKSFPVCTIRSTPSQPIHCIVWAKSYLLPELFGTSEADTEEFDYSADADNATEIENLQKEARALKEIRQSIGTAEFTQKVFEKVFQEDINRLCGMEDMWKTRKAPKPLDFAQLNEELSTVEPGISSVDQRVWTTSENMFVFKDSLDRLSKRLKTLQESAEDNSQAILTFDKDDVDTLDFVTASANLRAEIFEIEPKSKFDTKQMAGNIIPAIATTNAMTAGLCVLMSLKVLKDDYENAKMVFLERSGARAINSEKPNAPNPNCPVCSVTNAKVKTDLKRATLNDLIENVLRQQLEYGEEFSVSTEQGTIYDPDLDDNLPKKLSELGIAESSFLTVVDEDDEQPRVNLQLVVVAPAESASQEQPIVLDKVPEIPRKPKAPTPAPENGHVNGTTNLGKRKRDAEEDGLDGDPPTKRVANVTISDGVDKAHPIDLMEDEGGAILIDD